The following coding sequences are from one Schizosaccharomyces osmophilus chromosome 1, complete sequence window:
- the snf30 gene encoding SWI/SNF complex subunit Snf30 yields the protein MNTASGNVSTTLQDHERLNKLLEINSHLLWRCAELHQIKKLYASDADIQSKMAIMLTRYMRRIKDNLAFLASLASGRQTQTTLPPLTCPEGMPYLEPHYEVLRQMFQKSQSKAPSYPVQNAESNPQNSPYGHFNSTSLDNSFPNKSFDNGANPNGQRASPTVVNTLRSQQDLMNSYNSYPQTQYSIMNPTMARNSTDMRPPVAATRTTPDTIQLNNAPQNVYSQDMYSNMQQKLPDSGQQHVPMFNQYQQNIYPK from the exons atgAATACGGCTAGCGGTAACGTGAGTACAACTTTACAGGATCATGAACGATTGAACAAACtacttgaaataaatagcCATCTGTTATGGAGATGTGCCGAGTTACATcagataaaaaaattgtacGCTAGCGATGCAGACATACAGAGTAAAATGGCTATAATGCTTACAAG GTACATGAGACGCATCAAAGACAACCTTGCATTCTTGGCGTCTTTGGCTTCAGGGCGACAAACACAAACCACGTTACCTCCTTTGACTTGCCCTGAAGGCATGCCTTATTTAGAACCTCATTATGAGGTGCTTCGACAGATGTTTCAAAAGTCGCAATCCAAAGCACCTTCTTACCCAGTACAAAATGCAGAGTCCAATCCTCAGAACTCACCTTACGGTCATTTTAACTCTACAAGCTTGgataattcttttccaaacaaATCTTTTGATAACGGAGCGAATCCCAATGGACAACGTGCCTCACCGACAGTCGTGAATACCTTACGATCGCAACAAGATTTAATGAACTCTTATAATTCTTACCCGCAAACCCAATACTCTATAATGAATCCAACGATGGCCCGAAACTCAACGGACATGCGTCCTCCTGTGGCAGCCACAAGGACTACTCCCGATACCATTCAACTAAACAATGCTCCACAAAATGTTTACAGTCAAGATATGTATTCAAATATGCAGCAAAAATTACCTGATTCTGGTCAACAACATGTTCCAATGTTTAATCAATATCAACAGAACATTTACCCAAAATGA
- the ubp7 gene encoding ubiquitin C-terminal hydrolase Ubp7, translated as MNTHEALSMQIREEASQLSTREEMISQVKSCLHLKKGVKLSYIKNNARTLRDPSKHLCLLCAVGSRTNEDYELNICTNCGYLFCAHNDNHSLTHYKKNNKHSVFVNIITLKSFCYACNMEVLPFDKKNMVIRDVSQFIRTNLVSSVSSEQQDISPDTSLNAKSQEKSSTFSKHFFKSSSSPKLHIIHPGLKNMGATCYFNSVLQVLSSSEHLHDCISRHPFHPDRDPKLHFENHLDSSLLSSFVRFMESFYKADGSVTVFRPGILFSEFRSRHPQFTEGVQQDAHELLRYLLNDLINEEKEVAKAANNIEPPLLQSHSKVPSENGHQSNNNHKSASPLATPIKEDSPIVGANSASSYTHSPSTSPIPCVSKEDHSLKKIDSIQSSIVNISETKPDEDFVITGSNNPFKRDNRRDFNLHSQEDSSHDGINKINNHSPKFDKSAASFANDSEVSMILDEDSAHTVIDSSFTGRLVSLILCKNCKEVSKSYEPTQDFSLSIHAHSKSLSKRHRLHRALRSRFGRSPKKPTGVPDVKIIIDDVNPENEKNKADDSQGDKSETPNEHSAEDEKSAGSSYFQSFRRLSNRSNYSRRSQKQSNNLSSLIFPESMIANSSCINEPNTIVDCLRNFTRIEELSGDNMFACESCGRSCDCKSSSNHNSVSQENTEDESACDCSVDFTYREAYKRLLIDSPLPPVFVIHLKRFHHYFSADGSCDPKKITGFVQFDQELDVNEFVMPTLQSLEGNKYRLFGVVTHSGTLNYGHYVAYVLSHKHVPADRSASPTSETPESETEPGSKERQWLYISDNMVSKTTWEEVSKVEAYMLFYEKIK; from the coding sequence AAATGATTTCCCAAGTGAAATCATGTTtgcatttaaaaaagggCGTGAAACTTTCTTATATCAAGAATAACGCCCGGACTCTTCGTGACCCAAGCAAGCACTTATGCCTCCTTTGTGCGGTCGGTTCAAGGACGAATGAGGATTATGAACTAAATATTTGTACTAATTGTGGCTATTTATTTTGTGCCCACAATGATAATCATTCGCTAACTCActataagaaaaataacaaGCACTCTGTTTTCGTAAATATCATAACACTGAAAAGCTTCTGTTATGCATGCAACATGGAGGTCCTTCCCTTcgacaaaaagaacatgGTAATTCGAGACGTTTCTCAGTTTATCCGCACCAACCTTGTCTCTTCTGTTTCCTCTGAGCAACAAGATATTTCACCAGATACTTCACTAAATGCAAAGTCTCAGGAAAAATCATCCACTTTTTCgaaacattttttcaaatcctcTTCCTCTCCAAAGCTGCATATCATTCATCCTGGTTTAAAAAACATGGGTGCAACATGCTACTTTAATTCTGTTTTGCAAGTCTTATCTTCATCTGAACACCTTCACGACTGTATTAGTCGGCATCCTTTCCATCCAGATAGGGATCCAAAGTTACATTTCGAAAATCATTTAGATTCTTCGTTGCTTTCCTCATTTGTAAGGTTTATGGAATCCTTTTACAAAGCGGACGGATCCGTAACCGTTTTTCGCCCAggaattttatttagcGAATTTCGATCCCGTCATCCTCAGTTTACTGAGGGAGTTCAACAGGACGCGCATGAACTTCTAAGGTACTTACTTAATGATTTAATAAatgaggaaaaagaagttgcTAAAGCCGCTAACAATATTGAGCCACCTTTGCTCCAATCGCATTCAAAAGTTCCTTCTGAGAATGGACATCAATCAAACAATAACCATAAGTCTGCCAGTCCTTTGGCTACTCCTATAAAAGAGGACTCCCCCATTGTGGGCGCTAATTCTGCTTCTTCGTATACACATTCCCCTAGTACTTCTCCTATTCCTTGTGTAAGCAAGGAGGATCATtcgttaaaaaaaattgactCTATTCAATCAAGCATTGTCAACATAAGTGAAACAAAGCCAGACGAAGACTTCGTCATAACTGGTTCCAACAATCCTTTCAAAAGGGATAATAGACGAGATTTTAACCTTCACTCGCAGGAAGATTCCTCCCATGATGGAATTAACAAGATAAATAATCACTCTCCAAAGTTTGACAAGTCTGCAGCATCTTTTGCAAATGATTCTGAAGTTTCGATGATTCTAGATGAAGATTCTGCTCATACAGTGATAGATTCTTCATTCACAGGTCGCCTTGTAAGTCTTATTTTATGTAAAAACTGCAAGGAAGTTAGCAAAAGCTATGAGCCTACACAAGACTTCTCTTTATCTATACATGCGCATTCAAAAAGCTTGAGCAAGCGTCATCGCTTACATCGTGCGCTGCGGTCTCGTTTTGGAAGATCACCAAAGAAACCAACTGGGGTACCAGACGTAAAAATTATAATTGATGATGTTAATcctgaaaacgaaaaaaataaggCTGATGACTCCCAGGGAGATAAGTCTGAGACGCCTAATGAACATTCCGCTGAGGATGAAAAATCAGCCGGTAGTtcatattttcaaagttttcgGAGGTTGAGTAATCGATCTAATTATTCTCGTCGGTCGCAAAAACAGTCTAACAATTTATCATCTCTCATTTTTCCAGAATCAATGATTGCCAATAGTTCTTGTATAAATGAGCCAAATACCATTGTTGACTGTTTACGCAACTTTACTCGCATAGAAGAGTTAAGTGGCGACAATATGTTTGCTTGCGAGTCTTGTGGTCGTAGTTGCGACTGTAAATCTTCCTCTAATCATAATAGTGTATCGCAAGAAAACACTGAAGATGAAAGTGCTTGCGATTGTTCTGTGGATTTCACTTATCGGGAAGCTTATAAGCGACTCTTAATTGATTCACCGTTACCACCCGTGTTTGTGATTCACTTGAAGCGGTTTCATCACTATTTTTCGGCTGATGGAAGTTGcgatccaaaaaaaatcactGGGTTTGTACAGTTTGACCAAGAACTAGACGTCAACGAGTTTGTTATGCCCACGCTACAATCATTAGAAGGGAATAAGTATAGATTGTTTGGTGTCGTTACCCATTCAGGGACATTGAATTACGGCCATTACGTCGCTTATGTGTTGTCTCACAAGCATGTTCCAGCGGATAGGTCTGCGTCTCCAACATCTGAAACGCCGGAATCTGAAACAGAACCAGGAAGCAAAGAACGTCAATGGTTATACATAAGTGACAATATGGTCTCGAAAACTACCTGGGAAGAGGTTTCTAAGGTGGAAGCTTATATGCTTTTCTacgaaaaaataaaatga